Within the Vigna angularis cultivar LongXiaoDou No.4 chromosome 10, ASM1680809v1, whole genome shotgun sequence genome, the region TGCATATGcatgtttattgtattttaatttcgTATGTGCTTCCCGCACATATTATACATGTgcttatattttatgtaatgcGTAAATGGGTTTCACTCACACCAATAAAccacaaatattaataataatttacatcTTAACGTGTCACACCAATAcgacaataaaaattaattaatttttttataacttaaaaaatcattttttttattttataactttaacctattttacattttttttcttttaaaatggtGATTTAAAATTTGGTTACTATAATGAATAaagttttaacaaaataaaaactaatcaCAAATAGTATATGATTAGTTTTCATATTCGTCACtatagataaaattattacCAAAAGATAGATTCCTATAGTTTCCTATCAACAATGGCTATAAATTAACGTAAGCCGACCATACATTGAATATGATCATGGAAGAAGTGTTGAATGACTCAAATGATTAATTGCTTTTTGTAGCTATATAACCTAacactaagtttttttttttcaaacaaaaggGACATAGGACAATGATTAATTAAGGTGTAGAAGATAGGATATAGAATATATAAAACTAATGTTTCTTCCAACAAAAAAGAAGATTAATATTATCATTTGTGGGCATGACATCTACACTATATAGCCACCCCCTAGCAACATGTTTCTGGATAACTACATAAATTTGTCTTAACTCCTATCACATCAACATACATGTTAAGACTCAATTAGATAGAAAAAagctatataaaataaaataatggtaagaaatatgtttttttaattgatgattaGAGTCACGGAAATATTAAAAAGACAAATATTGTAGAtcatgaataaattaaatatatcaaaattataaacatcGCCAATTATATTCTTATCACCGAAATCAACTAGTAAATAAGATGTTTTTAAATGCCTATTTATAAATTATGTCGGGTGAGAAGATATCTGAAAAAGTATGCATTCCAAtgtttttagttataatatGCTTGGAcggaaataaaaagaaataaaaaaatgaataattatatgattttatttacgTGATtgaagtgaattttttttaaagaatctATTTAAAATGGACAAAAACCAAAGGGTCAACGCCGTGAAAAATTTAAGATTCCGTGTGATGCAAgactttatttaatattagttacgtaaaaaaagataaaattttaaaagcaactcatttaaataaatagttattacaatttcattatttaaaacctGAAAAATTTGACACCATTTGCACGAGATTGGCGGTGTGCGGTGTTGCTGAAAGTAAAAATTGGAGCAATTGGAGATGGTATGTGATGTGATTTGTGgtagaaaatcaaaatatatgtaaaatagagtaagatattattattttaaaagaaatacttGATTAGTGATTATAGTATGTCTTAAATATAGTAGTGATGATGTGATAGatgtaacgtcccggcaactcacagggaccatcgactgcccccgaATTACTCCAggccaagcacgcttaaccatggagttcttatgagtcaggctatcgaaaagcaaatgcattttggtgatatgagtagtcaaatcaattcctttaagctatccttcaactgtatagtcccatacctacacagtctccagatccctctcattccggtgtatgttcgattcgtccatgtaccccttccacccgaagctgccaggagccgctccttgtctgtgcccctgcaccatgcttcttgcaccggcgtcactccccgccctcgtctccgtgcccgggtgtcacaatAGACACCTAGAAGACATCCActtaaaatgataatatatatatatatatatatatatatatatatatatatatatatatatatatatatatatatatatatatatatatatattattattattattaaggtagGTTATTAATAGAATATTCTTTAGGACgttaaactattattttttaaaaatataaatcaaaccaAATCTTTCTTTAATAGTCTTTTAAACCAATggctttcatttatttttatttattaaatgtatttCTAATTGATATTTGagtgaaaatatattaaataatataaacacatcaaacaccaatctaaaatattattttacatatgattttatattatgatgattatatttatttcactttaaatattttaaaatttaataactcaATTCGATTTTTGagacaaaaattaattttaatttttaaaaaaaatatagaaactaaaaatatatttaacaataataaaaattaacatttaaaacaaGAACAGATTTGAAGATGAGTTTTACCATAAATGATCTGCTACTTTTGATAATAGTTGTCCATGTTGTTAAATATtgttacaaattaaaaacagaaactgataatacatataataaatattgtaaaattctTATTGTATCTCATATATACAATGAGAATTGctattaaaattttcttcacATATTGAGATAtgacattaattcaaaattataactCAAGCGTCTTTTTCAATAATGCATATACTAATGAACAATATAAAGtcattattgaaaatttattgtaattattgtTAAAAGTCTTATTTACATAAATGCATACTATAGACTCAcgctaaaattttataaataaattagactacaaattttataacatcgttaatcaaaaatatttaatttttttacaattcaAAAATCTAACAAACTTgtctattttaaatatcaataaataatatttttctattattatcattataattattaaatcaatttttagtaatttattaaaagggcacataattttttactttttttttgtaaattatttaccttttataaaattgaagaatGTTGATTCccataaaaattcaaatttataaatccatgtcatattttttaatgaattagcATATGAAAGTCAACTTAAATCTGAAAACTATATTTGTTTATAGAAATATATCTACATCATATAAACATGTAAGATTGAGCTGTGTATAATGTCCAACATATCTATTTCCAACCGAGTGTCGCGTTTTCAGTACCAATAATggtaattttcataatttatatatctagTTTATTTTTACACAATAAAGTTTCACTATATTGAACTATTAATGTATTtcacattaaatatataatccaatatatttaatgtgaaataaaatttaagctgattataaagttaaataatttaaaagaatactTTTATTAAGGATGCAATCCAAGTCAACTAATCCGTAAATGCATCAATATCAGTAAGTGTAACTGAATTCTTACAGAGACGGTTCCAATGGcgaatttatttcaaataacaTGGTTTGAGTAAGTCttgaatttttcaaaacaattgaagaaaaatattcaacCAGTTTCCACGTTTAATTGTTATCCACGAACTGttgtattataataatatagtaaaaagtgattaattaattaattaattacgtTAGGCTGTTTTCAACGGAatacttttctttatttttttcaactgTCACTCATTAAATGATGACATGTACACTTTCTGCTATATTTAGAATTATATTATTGAGAAAAGTGAAAAgtacttattattttttgtgtggGAGTACAGTGAAAAGGTGGTTTGAGTTTTTGACCTAGCTGATAATGAATTGGAATATAATAGTGGTTCAAGCCTTCAACTTCAAATCAACCACTCCTTCTTCTTGCATTCTCTTTCCTTCTGATTCGGCTCAAATGGCGAAGGTTTACCCTGATCAGGAGGAACCCACTTTCTCTTCCTGCCCCTCCCACGGACCACACACATATACCCTCTGGATGAAATCACTCGTTTTCAACTCTAACGGTTGCACCGTCTACGATTCCAACGGTCTCATCGTTTATCGCGTTGATAACTACGACACAAAGGGTAGAAGAGACGTTAACCTTTTGGATCTCCGAGGAAGAGTCCTCTGCACCATACACAAGGTATGTGATAATGTTATGTTGTGTGGATAAATTGTCGGTTTGGGTTAAACTTGTTTTGATTTGAAACTTGGCAGAGACTGTTCGGTTTTGGACGTTGGGATGTTTCCAGAAGTAGCTATGACAGTAGTAACAGTGAAAACCAGGAAAAGCCTTGGTTTCATGTTAAAAGATGCCATGAGATGATGACAGGAAAATTGACGTGCCAGATTAGTACGGTGGAGTGTCAGAAGTACTGCATAGAGAAAATCGGTGCCAAAACAGCGTTTCGGATTGTCAACACAGATGATGGAGACATAGTTGCCCATGTAAGATTTGTTGTCGttgttcttttttgttttggtttatcTTTGATGTTGAGAATTTGAGAATGATGTGCAGGCGAAGCAAAAGCACTCGACCTCGGGAGTGATACTGGGCAGTGATGTTCTAACGTTGGATGTTGAAGGTGGAATTGATCATTCTCTAGTAATGGCTTTTGTCACAGTGTTTGGATTAATCTGCGGCAGAATGTGAATTGTATATATTCGTGCTCTCGTGTATCTCAAATCAACCCATCTTATGTAATCGTGCTCTCCTCCTTGCTTTTTCTTCAATAACAATTTTGTAGACTGtatttcactttatttatatataattgtacatacgtatatatatattggCATAGGCATATGATTGTGATGAATAATTTCACGATatgtacaaattttatatatgattattcaattataaattattatgtaataaaCTTGTGTATTATATGTACCAAAAATATTTTaggtataatttattttagatgtaaaataccaaaaaaaaaaaactaatattatagACATCCTAGTTAAAAATGACACCACAAAGTAGGTGCGAATTTGAGTATACTTGTAATGAAAGTAGAGTACCAAATAAAGTTCTATTACAAGCAAaccattaattaaatttttaaatattaataaaataaagttgataaaatttaaaaatatttttaaaaaattctaaaaataaaacaaatattcaaattaaaaaatattttaaatgtatctTTATTtccatcattttaattttaataaaaaaatacataagctaataaaaattataatatatcacTTGAATAAAATGAcacaaagaataaaaattaaactaataatgattaaaaattaacacacaattttcattttttaaacttcaatatATATTAGGTGATGATAAATAAGATTCATGATAATAtcattaaattcttaaaaataaaatgactgacctcctattattttattaaattacataaaatcgtttaaaacatcaaatgatttaaaaaaaaaaacaaattatata harbors:
- the LOC108335534 gene encoding protein LURP-one-related 4 — protein: MNWNIIVVQAFNFKSTTPSSCILFPSDSAQMAKVYPDQEEPTFSSCPSHGPHTYTLWMKSLVFNSNGCTVYDSNGLIVYRVDNYDTKGRRDVNLLDLRGRVLCTIHKRLFGFGRWDVSRSSYDSSNSENQEKPWFHVKRCHEMMTGKLTCQISTVECQKYCIEKIGAKTAFRIVNTDDGDIVAHAKQKHSTSGVILGSDVLTLDVEGGIDHSLVMAFVTVFGLICGRM